The Candidatus Methanomethylicota archaeon genome includes the window ACATAGTATTGCTTACAATATATTATATTATATCAAAAAAATATGATTTTATTATAAATATGATAAAAGGAAGTATAGCACCTCTCCTAATTTCAATTCCCTACTTTATCTATCTTATATACGCTAATCCTTCAATGTTGGCATATCGTACATTCTCCACAAGTTGGTCACTTTATTATCAGGGGTTAACAATATATGTTTTCTTCTGGAAATTTAATTCAATTTTATCATTTATTTCTTTTACCAACATTTACATAATTTTACTCTTAATTATTAGTTTAGTTTTTATTCTTAAAAAAGATGTTATATTTACTGACGCTAAAAAAACATACTTTAAGATAGCTACTATATCAATAATATTGCTATATTTATCATATAACATAGTGAATCAACAATATTTTTACTGGATATTACCATTTCTAATTATATTATCAATAAACTATTCAATATATCCGTGGTATTTATTTAGTATTGGAATTACTATAATAAATTTAATGACATATAAATATTTATTTAATGTTAATTTTCCTATTTTCAGTCATCCTTTTTTTGATACATCCATGTCGTTTTTGTTTTTCTTTACTAATTCAATCTCAATTTTTGGTATATTATATGAAAAATATCCAATAATCAATAAATATGACATTATATTATTTTATATTTTATTTGCTCTTACGTTAGCTCCAATCTTTTCGATAAATCTATTTAATTTAATAGTAATTTCTATCATGCTTCTTATATATGTTCATTTTAGGTTGAAACATAAATTTATAATTGATAAATTTATGAAAATTTACGTCAATAGAACTCGACAATTCATGAAAACATTTACTGCATTTCTCATGTTTATTATTTTGTACTTATCACTATATATCGTTTTTAATGTAAATCTATCTTATATTGTTTATAACTATCGTCTTAATTCTTTGGAATATATTATCTTCATCCTTATTATTCTAATCTACTTTTTATACTTTAATATATATTCTATCATAAAACCTTCATATTTGATTTATCTTTATTTATCATATATGTGTATTTTATATTATCTTGTTATAATGCTATATAATTTCTTTACTTTTCATGGTTATTTCGTTCCACCATCCCTTAATTTGTATATTCTTCTCCTAGTCTTACTCTTTTTCGTTTCGCTTTTAAGCTTTTATATGGCACTGTATTTTCGCTCCAATGGCAATAAATTCCACATTCAACTACACCAAGCAGAAATCAATGGCTGAAATAGCTATGGTTTCTACCTTCAATTATCATGATGGGATCGAGGACTACACCAATGAACTTATTAAACATCTTGAAAAAATACAAATAAAGGTAAAGCGAATACCTCTTTCAAAATCTATCTCACAATTAACAAAAGAAATATTTAATAGTAATACTAAATTGATTCATATTCAGCATGAATACAGTCTTTTTTGGATACGGCCATTTGGGGTCGGCTTTCTTATCTTACTTCTATTTTTAAAAATCGCTAGAAAAAAAGTTATAGTTACATTACATACCGTTTATCCTTTTTCATTCTTTGAAAAATCAATTCCGTCTATATATTTAAAATATCCAAAATTGTTTATTTACATGGCCAAACTAGGATTCTTAATAATTACGAAACTAATATCGATCTTAGCTGATAGATTAATTGTATTGACACCCTTAGGTAAATACATTCTTAACTATGAATACAGAATTAACAATATTTCTTTTGTTCCCTATGGAGTTCATCAACTAAAAAATATTGATAATTCTTCTGCTAAGGAAAAACTTAATTTACGAAATAAAGTTGTTTTAATGTGTTTCGGATATCCCTATCCTAGTAAAGGATTTCATTACGCTATTGAAGCGCTTGATATTCTTACCAAAATAC containing:
- a CDS encoding glycosyltransferase gives rise to the protein MAEIAMVSTFNYHDGIEDYTNELIKHLEKIQIKVKRIPLSKSISQLTKEIFNSNTKLIHIQHEYSLFWIRPFGVGFLILLLFLKIARKKVIVTLHTVYPFSFFEKSIPSIYLKYPKLFIYMAKLGFLIITKLISILADRLIVLTPLGKYILNYEYRINNISFVPYGVHQLKNIDNSSAKEKLNLRNKVVLMCFGYPYPSKGFHYAIEALDILTKIHGHKNLILLLQDTRLPHDFDKCERYMQFLKRLVSLKNLQPYVRYLSYIPEELLPYYLSAVDIFIFPYEERLSSSSALMKTLSLNKIYIVTDISAFRFLKFFRFPNVIFVRPQSPRDIARAVDEILRNYTYLINSNSNIIKLLEWKSIAYLHSKIYFESLKGIV